In Duganella zoogloeoides, a single genomic region encodes these proteins:
- a CDS encoding tyrosine-type recombinase/integrase, with the protein MAGKTSLAEGLQPLQLQHWIRAVKSGGCPSVTDPETGITRELPLPLARSDGGGLTFTLSSTGTASWILRYRTAGRAKELTIGNFPDIGLADARKIAREKRSEIDKSGDPAIDKRRVKALALKAWTVRELIDDYRDKIMSGLGASTQKGYGRNLGRIQSRLGSYMVTQVSALDIVELIESVGAPWVESRTLLTTARMLFRHAAGRKLVATNPCIGIELSALMGKRPATKRRLMLNRDELLLLMGADMNRENALAVRVLLATAVRSGELRMAKWSHFDFKRDIWSIPESKTGPGIQIPLTEPVKIWLDEMKKLARDSAFVLPARGDYKNASSTGDRPINPNTIGSAIEFWLTEHTPNVRRFTPHDLRSTAKSQMRALGVARDITEMCLNHKLPGIEGIYDVHNYFEERRQALLVWSNFLLSVERESIAQQKKK; encoded by the coding sequence ATGGCAGGTAAGACTAGTTTGGCGGAAGGATTGCAACCCCTTCAATTGCAGCATTGGATCAGAGCAGTGAAAAGCGGCGGTTGTCCCTCGGTTACAGATCCTGAGACGGGCATCACGCGGGAATTGCCTCTACCTTTAGCGCGTTCGGACGGAGGCGGCCTTACGTTTACCTTGTCCAGCACTGGGACCGCTAGTTGGATTTTAAGGTACCGGACTGCTGGCAGGGCGAAAGAACTCACCATCGGAAACTTTCCTGACATCGGGTTGGCTGATGCCCGAAAGATTGCCCGCGAGAAGCGCTCGGAGATCGACAAGTCTGGTGACCCCGCGATTGACAAGCGACGGGTGAAGGCCTTGGCACTAAAGGCTTGGACGGTGCGCGAGTTGATCGACGATTATCGTGACAAAATCATGAGCGGTTTAGGAGCCAGTACTCAAAAAGGCTACGGGCGCAACCTAGGTCGCATTCAGTCCAGGTTAGGTTCGTATATGGTGACGCAGGTGTCCGCGCTGGATATCGTAGAGTTGATCGAGTCCGTCGGCGCGCCGTGGGTTGAGTCCCGCACGTTGCTTACCACAGCTCGAATGCTGTTCCGACATGCAGCTGGCCGTAAGCTTGTAGCGACTAATCCGTGCATTGGCATTGAGCTCAGCGCACTGATGGGAAAACGGCCAGCAACGAAGCGGCGTCTGATGCTGAATCGCGATGAACTGCTGCTGTTGATGGGGGCAGACATGAATCGTGAAAATGCCTTAGCCGTTCGCGTGCTACTTGCTACAGCCGTGCGTTCTGGAGAACTGCGGATGGCGAAATGGTCGCATTTTGATTTCAAGCGTGACATCTGGAGCATTCCCGAATCGAAAACGGGCCCGGGAATTCAGATCCCGCTCACTGAGCCGGTGAAGATTTGGCTAGATGAGATGAAAAAGCTTGCGCGAGATTCTGCATTTGTCCTGCCGGCTCGCGGTGACTACAAGAACGCTTCCTCAACAGGTGATAGGCCGATTAATCCGAATACTATTGGATCGGCTATTGAATTTTGGCTCACGGAGCACACACCTAACGTACGACGGTTCACGCCACACGATCTGCGTTCGACCGCAAAAAGTCAGATGCGTGCTTTAGGCGTTGCGCGGGACATCACAGAAATGTGCCTGAATCACAAGTTACCTGGGATTGAGGGCATCTATGACGTGCACAACTATTTTGAGGAGCGTAGACAAGCGCTTTTGGTCTGGTCCAACTTTTTGCTTAGTGTTGAGCGAGAGTCCATAGCGCAACAGAAGAAAAAATAG
- a CDS encoding helix-turn-helix domain-containing protein: protein MRATNTNVKGDVPNKVGIALGKSLKAHRHVKDKSQEALGFEAEVDRTYISQIERGVGNPSVLTLATLCHALGITLADLFASVDVSLEPDALQRRSNQAKPDAPKPPKSRLR, encoded by the coding sequence ATGAGAGCGACCAATACCAATGTAAAAGGGGACGTACCGAACAAGGTAGGAATTGCTCTTGGAAAAAGCTTAAAGGCGCACCGACATGTGAAAGACAAATCCCAGGAAGCACTTGGGTTTGAAGCGGAGGTTGATCGGACCTACATCTCTCAGATTGAACGAGGAGTAGGTAACCCATCGGTGTTGACGCTTGCAACCCTTTGCCATGCCCTCGGAATTACGCTAGCGGATCTGTTCGCATCAGTTGACGTGTCACTCGAACCTGATGCCTTGCAACGACGATCCAACCAGGCAAAACCTGATGCTCCCAAGCCGCCTAAGTCGCGCCTACGTTAG
- a CDS encoding site-specific integrase, which translates to MKTLKKPSTHLPRVLNVKTPLKSSQAASSALVASYSSAAQSSATTRAYATDIQHFLRHGGTIPATAVMVAEYLASFADSLAVATLERRLIAIHRAHTDLALQSPAMDHIVKRTMQGIRRTLGTAQRRVRALVKDDLLEMMFYLDQQMPMRAARDKALLLIGFAGAFRRSELVALRCEDMTICENGLELLIRRSKTDQEGAGRTVFIPYAQGSRCPVKALNYWLELAGIEVGPLFRPVSRYDQIVGRKSLTPQSVNLVVKAAVRAMAGEDAAKMVAGHSLRAGYCTEATISGLQPYQIREQTGHRSDVTLARYIRPVAKRKIPSLL; encoded by the coding sequence ATGAAGACACTAAAAAAACCTTCCACGCACTTGCCCCGAGTTTTGAACGTCAAGACGCCACTTAAATCGTCGCAGGCTGCGTCGTCAGCGCTTGTGGCTAGCTACTCGTCGGCGGCACAGTCGAGCGCCACTACTCGGGCATATGCGACGGACATCCAGCATTTCCTGCGGCATGGCGGCACGATCCCCGCAACAGCAGTTATGGTGGCCGAATACCTGGCCAGCTTTGCAGACAGTCTTGCTGTTGCTACACTTGAGCGCAGGCTGATTGCGATCCACAGGGCACATACAGACCTTGCCCTTCAATCCCCCGCGATGGATCACATTGTCAAGCGAACCATGCAAGGTATCCGGCGCACGCTGGGCACAGCACAGCGGCGTGTAAGAGCCTTAGTGAAAGACGATTTGCTGGAGATGATGTTTTACTTAGACCAGCAGATGCCAATGAGGGCAGCACGTGACAAGGCCCTATTACTGATCGGTTTTGCAGGGGCGTTCCGTCGATCCGAACTGGTGGCATTGCGCTGCGAAGATATGACCATATGCGAAAATGGTTTGGAGTTGTTGATCCGTCGTTCCAAGACTGACCAGGAAGGTGCAGGACGAACCGTGTTTATCCCATACGCACAGGGAAGTCGTTGCCCCGTGAAGGCGTTGAATTACTGGTTAGAGTTAGCTGGAATTGAAGTGGGTCCGCTGTTTAGGCCAGTGAGCCGATATGACCAGATTGTGGGACGAAAATCACTCACTCCGCAGTCCGTAAACTTGGTGGTCAAGGCCGCAGTCCGAGCGATGGCCGGCGAGGATGCTGCGAAAATGGTAGCAGGGCATTCATTGCGCGCAGGATATTGTACTGAGGCAACCATTTCCGGACTTCAACCTTACCAGATTCGGGAGCAGACGGGACATAGATCGGATGTCACCTTGGCTCGTTATATCCGACCGGTTGCAAAGCGCAAAATTCCCAGCTTGCTGTAA
- a CDS encoding ParB-like protein encodes MHSTRQRPTGFPRLPLLLTLPLLLAACGGGDANLDTTPVRAMTVVAATGKAMAGAAVTVQDAAKSTVGTGTTDANGKLVLKLPASAAAPFLLTVTPTSGSAQYAVTVKETAVNVTPLTSVLAMQLLGATPATTSASQLAAVDGTKIATAQTQLSTALADAMRAMGVSATYDFVNGPLVPGSSTDAADKLLDQLAVKVSGTDIDIVNTSGAILAQSTGGSVPRATGTALLTAPATPTARQQQLMAMVPGTTAAPVFIEVALDELLPTQPAVGYDQIYYKLGRYSAEDLIMDKTNKPKKFAELCEANGQDDVVTKTANVTGATLIKPPATFACKSPVGTKPGDMKTVVVGPGGKLYLTDGHHTFSAFWDADGGVNHKLKVWVKLTDNLSKLNEVDFWAQMKSSKKVWLKDGANRAIVTGQLPQQIGLASLANDPYRALVYFTRDAGYIVPEASTEFLEFYWGDWLRSKIDLAGYDLTSSASYSSAILKASQAMVALQATDVVSGGNTAASLGWSGKLDTKALDDLVTPTGKLTYSIAYKKTLVK; translated from the coding sequence ATGCACTCGACGCGCCAGCGCCCTACCGGTTTTCCACGCCTGCCTTTGCTGCTCACCCTGCCACTGCTGCTGGCCGCCTGCGGCGGTGGCGATGCGAACCTCGACACCACGCCGGTACGCGCCATGACCGTGGTGGCCGCCACCGGCAAGGCCATGGCTGGCGCCGCCGTCACGGTGCAGGATGCCGCCAAGTCCACGGTGGGTACCGGCACCACGGACGCCAACGGCAAGCTGGTGCTGAAACTGCCGGCCAGCGCTGCCGCGCCGTTCCTGTTGACGGTCACGCCGACCTCGGGCAGCGCCCAGTACGCGGTCACAGTCAAGGAGACCGCCGTCAATGTCACTCCGCTGACGTCGGTGCTGGCCATGCAACTGCTCGGCGCCACGCCGGCTACCACCAGCGCCAGCCAGCTGGCAGCCGTCGATGGGACAAAAATCGCCACCGCGCAAACCCAGCTGTCCACCGCGCTGGCCGATGCCATGCGCGCCATGGGTGTGTCTGCCACCTACGATTTCGTCAACGGCCCGCTGGTGCCCGGCAGCAGTACCGATGCCGCCGACAAGCTGCTCGACCAGCTGGCGGTCAAGGTCAGCGGTACCGATATCGACATCGTCAACACCAGCGGCGCCATCCTGGCGCAGAGCACCGGCGGCAGCGTGCCGCGTGCCACCGGCACGGCGCTGTTGACCGCGCCTGCCACCCCGACCGCGCGCCAGCAGCAACTGATGGCGATGGTGCCCGGCACGACCGCTGCGCCGGTATTCATCGAAGTGGCGCTGGACGAATTGCTGCCTACTCAACCGGCAGTCGGCTACGACCAGATCTATTACAAGCTCGGCCGTTATAGCGCCGAAGATCTGATCATGGACAAGACCAACAAGCCGAAGAAGTTTGCCGAACTATGCGAGGCCAACGGCCAGGACGACGTGGTGACCAAGACCGCCAATGTCACCGGCGCCACGCTGATCAAGCCACCCGCCACGTTCGCGTGCAAGTCGCCGGTGGGCACCAAGCCGGGCGATATGAAAACCGTGGTCGTGGGCCCCGGCGGCAAGCTGTACCTGACCGACGGCCACCATACCTTCAGCGCGTTCTGGGATGCCGATGGCGGCGTCAATCACAAGTTGAAAGTGTGGGTCAAGCTGACCGACAATTTGAGCAAGCTGAACGAAGTCGATTTCTGGGCCCAGATGAAGTCGAGCAAAAAAGTGTGGCTCAAGGACGGCGCCAACCGCGCCATCGTCACCGGCCAGCTGCCGCAGCAAATCGGCCTGGCGTCGCTGGCGAACGACCCGTACCGCGCGCTGGTGTATTTCACCCGCGACGCCGGCTACATCGTGCCCGAGGCCAGCACCGAGTTCCTCGAGTTTTACTGGGGCGACTGGCTGCGCAGCAAGATCGACCTGGCCGGCTACGATCTGACCAGCAGCGCCAGCTACTCGTCGGCCATCCTCAAGGCCTCGCAGGCGATGGTGGCGTTGCAGGCGACCGACGTGGTCAGCGGTGGCAATACGGCCGCGTCGCTGGGTTGGTCAGGCAAGCTCGACACCAAGGCGCTGGACGACCTGGTCACGCCGACCGGCAAGCTGACCTATTCGATCGCCTACAAGAAGACGCTGGTCAAGTAA
- a CDS encoding DEAD/DEAH box helicase family protein, translating to MQNIKSLNFEPLRTEYPELANMGGYAEHYAHTDPESALVKLRSFAERLVDRLYIKLKLERVAQSSFVDLLHNANFQTIAQPLVLDKLHLLRRLGNRGAHGEGVEASDAVRCVQEAWQLARWLHVTFLGGKVEDFAIFKQPPAEGINSKAEFKRKAKALAEENSLKEVRLKIALQELAELRAADRASTPAASAFTPSSAQALAQAVQSSAATANQLRFTEDNTRKWLIDRDLRMAGWDVPRDTASNHSVGQEVEVLHQPTTTGKGYCDYVLWDDNGQPLAVVEAKKTLVDARAGQEQAKQYADALEKQHGQRPIIFFTNGHDIWVWDDVAGYPPRTVYGFYSKDTLQYRVAFQRREKLDLLKDVRPDANIAGYLHQTESITRVAERFTQRHRRALVVQATGTGKTRVAISLAKLLIDARWVKRVLFLCDRKELRKQAKNAFNDFVREPIYVIGQANDVGKMNARIYIGIYQGLINDYESFDVGFFDLIIADESHRSIYNLYGDLFKYFDALQVGLTATPVEMVSRSTCQLFGCDYKLPTANYPLDQAIADRKLVPFRVVAHTTKFLRDGIKAAHLTNEQIAQLEDQGIDPNTLDFDAKEIDHAVFNKDTNRVILRNLMDAGIRDVDGQLPGKTIVFARNIDHARLLAKLFDEMYPQFAGRFCRVIHSKEPRAEELIDQFKEPNGELRIAVSVDMLDTGIDVPEVVNLVFAKPVKSKVKFWQMIGRGTRLCKDLFGHGVDKSEFLIFDHWDNFAFHDLNAEEVEPTVPKPLTQRRYEARIELAGLALARSDIPAFDVLALQIQHDAVALPDGSIAVRENWQAVSQARDHKLVHQFAPITRQLLTDTIAPLMSALDVRGQGDALRWDLLLSRAEAAAIADPDQTSAHREAIMEWVGRLPPHLNPVRAKAKELQVLRTDAFWRAPSFAQLDHMRAALRDIMELADRPALPAPMPKPHLDIREDEAEYQIHVRPSKIKSVDFSIYRKAVQFALEPLFETDPVLLKLRRGERITSDELDKLNSLLHTSNPDVDLSILREFYPDTSIQLTQILRGIVGLDHAAVDVHFSTFAQAHALNSQQLRFLALLKDHIRQFGAITVGQLFDAPFNTVHAEGLGGVFPNPLQLDEVVRLVRAFGEPLQHPAAE from the coding sequence ATGCAAAATATTAAATCGCTGAACTTTGAGCCTTTGCGGACCGAGTATCCAGAGCTTGCCAATATGGGAGGCTATGCGGAGCATTATGCGCACACGGACCCAGAGAGTGCGCTGGTCAAGCTCCGCAGTTTTGCTGAGCGGCTAGTTGATCGCCTCTATATCAAGTTGAAGCTCGAACGAGTGGCGCAGTCCAGCTTCGTGGACCTATTGCACAACGCCAATTTTCAGACTATTGCTCAGCCTCTGGTGCTCGACAAGTTGCATTTGTTACGGCGTCTAGGCAATCGTGGCGCCCACGGGGAAGGCGTCGAGGCCTCGGATGCGGTTCGTTGCGTACAAGAAGCTTGGCAACTCGCCCGCTGGCTGCATGTGACATTCCTCGGCGGCAAAGTCGAGGACTTCGCGATATTTAAGCAGCCTCCGGCTGAAGGCATCAATAGCAAGGCAGAGTTTAAACGCAAGGCCAAAGCTTTAGCTGAGGAGAATAGCCTCAAGGAGGTGCGCCTTAAAATTGCGCTACAGGAACTCGCCGAACTGAGGGCTGCCGACCGGGCGTCAACGCCCGCTGCGTCGGCTTTTACGCCTTCATCGGCCCAAGCTTTGGCACAGGCTGTCCAGTCCTCGGCGGCAACCGCTAATCAGCTTCGTTTTACAGAAGACAATACGCGTAAGTGGTTGATCGACCGCGACCTGCGCATGGCAGGGTGGGATGTACCCAGAGACACCGCCAGCAATCATTCAGTTGGCCAAGAAGTCGAGGTACTGCATCAACCCACCACGACGGGCAAAGGTTACTGCGATTATGTTTTGTGGGATGATAATGGCCAACCACTAGCTGTTGTCGAGGCAAAGAAGACATTGGTCGATGCTCGCGCTGGACAGGAGCAGGCCAAGCAGTACGCCGACGCGTTGGAGAAACAACACGGCCAGCGGCCTATTATTTTCTTCACCAATGGGCATGATATCTGGGTCTGGGACGATGTTGCCGGCTATCCTCCGCGCACGGTTTATGGTTTCTATTCCAAAGACACGCTGCAGTACCGCGTCGCCTTCCAGCGGCGCGAGAAGCTCGATTTGTTGAAGGACGTCAGGCCCGACGCCAACATCGCTGGCTACCTGCACCAGACTGAAAGCATCACCCGTGTCGCCGAGCGATTCACGCAACGCCACCGCCGAGCCCTGGTTGTGCAAGCTACGGGCACTGGTAAGACGCGCGTTGCCATCTCCCTGGCCAAGCTGCTGATCGATGCGCGCTGGGTAAAGCGCGTACTTTTTCTTTGTGATCGCAAGGAACTGCGCAAGCAGGCCAAAAACGCCTTCAATGACTTCGTTCGTGAGCCGATCTACGTCATCGGCCAGGCCAACGATGTGGGCAAGATGAATGCACGCATCTACATCGGCATCTACCAAGGGCTGATCAATGACTACGAGTCCTTCGACGTCGGCTTTTTCGACCTTATCATTGCCGATGAGTCGCATCGTTCGATCTACAACCTCTACGGGGACCTCTTCAAATATTTTGACGCCCTCCAGGTCGGACTGACCGCCACGCCGGTGGAGATGGTCAGCCGCAGTACCTGCCAGCTCTTTGGGTGCGACTACAAGCTTCCCACTGCTAACTACCCGCTGGACCAGGCCATCGCCGATCGAAAGCTGGTGCCTTTCCGGGTGGTCGCTCACACAACTAAGTTCCTGCGTGATGGAATCAAGGCAGCGCACCTGACGAATGAGCAGATTGCGCAATTGGAAGATCAAGGCATCGATCCCAATACCCTGGACTTTGACGCCAAGGAGATTGATCACGCCGTCTTCAACAAAGACACCAATCGCGTCATCCTTCGCAATCTGATGGATGCCGGCATTCGCGATGTTGATGGCCAGCTTCCCGGCAAGACCATCGTCTTCGCGCGCAATATTGACCATGCTCGCCTGTTGGCCAAGCTCTTTGATGAAATGTACCCGCAATTCGCCGGCAGGTTCTGCCGCGTGATTCATTCCAAAGAGCCGCGCGCTGAAGAGCTGATCGACCAATTCAAGGAGCCCAACGGCGAGCTGCGCATTGCCGTCTCGGTGGACATGTTGGACACCGGCATCGATGTACCCGAGGTGGTCAACCTTGTCTTCGCCAAGCCGGTCAAGAGCAAGGTGAAGTTCTGGCAGATGATCGGCCGCGGCACGCGTCTATGCAAAGATCTTTTCGGTCATGGCGTAGACAAAAGCGAGTTCCTGATCTTCGACCACTGGGATAATTTCGCCTTCCACGACCTGAATGCCGAAGAGGTCGAACCCACGGTTCCAAAGCCACTAACGCAGCGTCGCTACGAGGCCCGCATCGAGCTCGCGGGCCTGGCGCTGGCGCGCTCCGATATCCCGGCCTTTGATGTTCTAGCGCTGCAGATCCAGCACGACGCTGTCGCGCTGCCTGATGGCAGCATCGCTGTTCGCGAAAACTGGCAAGCCGTGAGTCAAGCGCGCGACCACAAACTGGTACATCAGTTCGCGCCCATTACCCGCCAACTGCTGACTGACACCATTGCGCCGTTGATGAGTGCGTTGGATGTGCGCGGTCAGGGCGATGCACTACGCTGGGACCTGCTGCTTTCTAGGGCCGAAGCCGCCGCCATCGCAGACCCTGACCAGACCAGTGCTCACCGAGAAGCTATCATGGAATGGGTCGGCCGCCTGCCCCCGCACCTCAACCCAGTGCGTGCCAAGGCCAAAGAGCTGCAAGTCCTGCGCACCGATGCCTTCTGGCGAGCCCCCAGTTTCGCCCAGCTTGATCATATGCGCGCCGCTTTGCGCGACATCATGGAATTAGCCGATCGCCCGGCGTTACCTGCACCCATGCCTAAACCCCATTTGGACATCCGCGAGGATGAAGCCGAATACCAGATTCATGTACGCCCGAGCAAGATTAAATCAGTCGATTTCAGCATCTACCGTAAAGCCGTACAGTTTGCTCTAGAGCCGCTGTTCGAAACCGACCCGGTCTTGCTCAAGTTAAGACGTGGCGAGCGCATAACGTCTGATGAACTAGACAAGCTCAACAGTCTGCTGCACACCAGCAACCCCGATGTCGATCTTTCCATCCTGCGTGAGTTTTACCCCGACACCTCCATACAACTGACGCAAATCCTGCGCGGCATCGTTGGCCTGGATCACGCGGCCGTGGATGTGCACTTCTCGACCTTCGCGCAAGCTCATGCACTCAACAGCCAGCAGTTGCGCTTCCTCGCTCTGCTGAAGGACCACATCCGCCAGTTTGGCGCCATTACAGTTGGGCAATTGTTCGATGCACCCTTCAATACCGTCCACGCTGAAGGCTTGGGTGGCGTTTTCCCTAACCCCCTGCAGCTTGATGAAGTGGTGCGCCTAGTACGTGCCTTCGGAGAGCCGTTGCAGCACCCAGCTGCAGAGTAA
- a CDS encoding anti-sigma factor family protein yields MADYTDDDRLRLRELLPFYLNRTLDPAMQQEVEAWLAHDANGRQELQFLQAVTTAARQRVAERAPLAGYEALAARLEASRPPAPAWWQRWWQGLAAARWAPVGALGVALIAVQMGWNVYRLDQQTPTVSYRGTAAQPARAADLKLVVRRDARFADLAELLVQNRCHIVWGPSVSGELWIALDEPGSAEPVRARLAASPLVEDVLLVRR; encoded by the coding sequence GTGGCTGACTACACCGACGACGACCGCCTGCGCCTGCGCGAGCTGCTGCCGTTTTACCTGAACCGCACGCTCGATCCGGCCATGCAGCAGGAAGTGGAGGCATGGCTGGCGCATGACGCCAACGGCCGCCAGGAACTGCAATTCCTGCAGGCCGTGACGACTGCCGCGCGCCAGCGCGTGGCCGAACGCGCACCGCTGGCCGGCTACGAGGCGCTGGCCGCGCGACTGGAGGCCAGCCGGCCACCGGCGCCAGCCTGGTGGCAGCGCTGGTGGCAGGGACTGGCTGCCGCGCGCTGGGCGCCGGTCGGCGCGCTGGGGGTGGCGCTGATCGCGGTGCAAATGGGCTGGAACGTCTATCGCCTCGACCAGCAAACGCCCACGGTCAGCTATCGCGGCACGGCCGCGCAGCCGGCGCGGGCAGCCGACCTCAAGCTGGTGGTGCGGCGCGACGCCCGCTTTGCCGACCTGGCCGAACTGCTGGTGCAAAACCGCTGCCACATCGTGTGGGGACCGTCGGTATCGGGAGAATTGTGGATCGCCCTCGACGAGCCGGGCAGCGCCGAACCGGTGCGGGCCCGCCTGGCCGCCTCGCCGCTGGTGGAAGACGTGCTGCTGGTGCGCCGATGA
- a CDS encoding caspase family protein gives MRPRRRTLLALLVAAAWPGLPVARAAEPVSAPPERQALVIGNGAYNNGLLPNTRADADLIAGALRRAGFRVTVAKDLGRSALYDTVRQFATGLTAGATAVVYYAGHGMQINGVNYLIPTDMSPTSEAGVALKAYPLSALHERLALAPSAVNMVILDACRNNPFQPMPAVRMRAIGNLGLGPAVAPRGTLVAYSTAPGQLAEDGTGRKNSIYTETLAGLIGQPGLPVTELFRTLADQVRRRTLEDQQPWVESSLVGDAYFRPPPGLRYGAPMAPDKTGAVAGAAKPAGRYRSGDKPGALGSEGDAAWYRHLDERGWTELDWQLQQRVGQSGAGEVAELKRRAARGNVVAMTTLGRIEQACQGGAGRAACSKRARQWFQQAATLGFPVAQNELGEMYYEGREVPKDLAAARRWLTQAAQANYPRARINLAQLDMMQSRSPEAVRNLLDTLMKSNQSMMAPPGR, from the coding sequence ATGAGACCTCGGCGCCGCACCTTGCTGGCGCTGCTGGTGGCAGCCGCGTGGCCAGGCTTGCCTGTCGCGCGCGCCGCCGAACCGGTATCGGCCCCGCCCGAACGGCAGGCGCTGGTGATCGGCAACGGCGCCTACAACAACGGCTTGCTGCCCAACACCCGTGCCGACGCCGACCTGATCGCCGGCGCCTTGCGCCGCGCCGGCTTTCGCGTGACGGTGGCCAAGGACCTGGGCCGCAGCGCCCTGTACGACACGGTGCGCCAGTTCGCCACCGGCCTGACGGCCGGCGCCACGGCGGTGGTGTACTACGCCGGCCACGGCATGCAGATCAATGGCGTCAATTACCTGATCCCGACCGATATGTCGCCCACCAGCGAAGCCGGGGTGGCGCTCAAGGCGTATCCGCTGTCGGCCCTGCACGAACGGCTGGCGCTGGCGCCGTCGGCGGTCAACATGGTGATCCTCGACGCCTGCCGCAACAACCCGTTCCAGCCGATGCCGGCCGTGCGCATGCGCGCCATCGGCAACCTCGGCCTGGGACCGGCGGTGGCGCCGCGCGGCACCCTGGTGGCCTATTCGACCGCGCCGGGCCAATTGGCCGAGGATGGCACCGGCCGCAAGAACAGCATCTATACCGAAACGCTGGCCGGCCTGATCGGCCAGCCGGGACTGCCGGTAACCGAACTGTTCCGCACCCTGGCCGACCAGGTACGGCGGCGCACGCTGGAAGACCAGCAGCCGTGGGTGGAATCATCGCTGGTGGGCGACGCCTATTTCCGGCCGCCGCCGGGGCTGCGCTATGGCGCGCCGATGGCGCCGGACAAGACCGGCGCCGTTGCCGGTGCAGCAAAGCCGGCGGGCCGCTACCGTTCCGGCGACAAGCCAGGTGCATTGGGCAGCGAAGGCGATGCGGCCTGGTACCGCCACCTCGACGAGCGCGGTTGGACCGAGCTCGACTGGCAACTGCAGCAACGCGTCGGCCAGTCCGGCGCCGGGGAAGTGGCCGAACTCAAGCGCCGCGCCGCCAGGGGCAACGTGGTGGCCATGACCACCCTCGGACGCATCGAGCAGGCCTGCCAGGGCGGGGCCGGACGCGCCGCCTGCAGCAAGCGCGCACGCCAGTGGTTCCAGCAAGCGGCCACGCTGGGTTTCCCGGTGGCGCAAAACGAGTTGGGCGAGATGTACTACGAAGGCCGCGAAGTACCGAAAGACCTGGCGGCCGCGCGCCGCTGGCTGACCCAGGCAGCGCAGGCCAACTACCCGCGCGCCCGCATCAACCTGGCCCAGCTCGACATGATGCAAAGCCGCTCGCCGGAGGCGGTGCGCAACCTGCTCGACACGCTGATGAAAAGCAACCAGTCGATGATGGCGCCGCCGGGACGCTGA
- a CDS encoding LemA family protein, with the protein MSTEQLYMLLAGIVIIGLSTLYVGIYNSIQRLINVIPEVASNITVLAQKRKDLISKLLSIVDSYGLHESGIATRVAAEFSGSQMSGGGATSVVARLASLRMAFPELKANGLYSSLMDELANVETQIADRRERYNSTVRAYNTMLAQFPNNILLKPLSLRPKQFLTDQELSS; encoded by the coding sequence ATGAGTACGGAACAGTTGTACATGCTGCTTGCAGGCATCGTGATCATTGGTCTATCGACTTTGTATGTAGGTATCTACAACAGCATTCAGCGACTGATCAACGTAATTCCCGAGGTCGCCTCGAACATTACGGTGTTGGCTCAGAAGCGAAAAGACCTTATCTCAAAACTGCTCAGCATCGTCGACTCCTACGGTCTGCACGAAAGCGGCATCGCTACACGTGTAGCAGCTGAGTTTTCCGGAAGCCAAATGAGTGGCGGGGGCGCTACAAGTGTTGTCGCGCGCTTGGCATCGCTGCGCATGGCCTTTCCGGAGCTCAAGGCAAATGGTCTCTACAGCAGTTTGATGGATGAACTTGCGAACGTCGAAACTCAGATTGCCGACCGGCGTGAGCGGTACAACTCGACGGTGCGTGCCTACAACACGATGCTCGCGCAGTTCCCCAACAACATCTTGCTGAAGCCGCTGTCGCTGCGGCCGAAGCAGTTCCTAACTGACCAAGAACTCTCATCCTAG